In a genomic window of Ipomoea triloba cultivar NCNSP0323 chromosome 3, ASM357664v1:
- the LOC116012346 gene encoding cytochrome P450 CYP736A12-like: MAWLWTTLAVLVAVSLIHGLVKKMKGKKLAPGPRGLPILGHLHLLGKNPHHDLNNLAKQYGPIMHLRFGFADIIVASSPQAAQLFLKTHDLVFASRPPSEAAKYISYGQKNLSYSQYGPYWRNMRKLCTLELLSNLKINSFQATRREELCCLIESLKRAASDRVAVDLSFNVSELIADMSCRMVFGKKYEMKDLDERGFKGVIKEDLQLVGKVNFGDYFPFLGKLDLQGLTKRMKVISKIYDQFFERILDDHEQSGSSDHQTKDFVDIMLSIMMSGETEFQFNREHIKTTLLDMLAASVDTSATLIEWIMSELLRHPLIMKKVQEELESKVGLDRMVEESDLEGLKYLEMVMKESLRLHPVAPLLIPHEAREDCVVDGFYIPRKSRILVNVWAIGHDPNVWADPEKFIPERFEESNIDYRGRDFELIPFGSGRRSCPGLHLGITLARLVVAQLVHCFDWEFPNSMPFEELDMIEEFGLVVTRANHLMVIPNYRLHI; the protein is encoded by the exons atggcATGGCTTTGGACAACGCTTGCTGTGCTTGTGGCTGTGTCTCTCATTCATGGCCTTGTAAAGAAGATGAAAGGCAAGAAATTGGCACCAGGTCCAAGAGGGCTTCCCATTTTGGGACACCTTCACTTGCTTGGTAAAAATCCCCATCACGATTTGAACAACCTAGCCAAACAGTACGGTCCTATCATGCATTTGCGGTTCGGATTCGCTGACATTATCGTTGCTTCGTCCCCTCAGGCTGCACAGCTCTTCCTCAAGACTCATGACCTTGTTTTTGCAAGCAGACCACCTAGCGAGGCAGCTAAGTATATCTCTTATGGTCAAAAGAATTTGAGCTATAGCCAATACGGGCCTTATTGGCGCAACATGCGCAAGTTGTGCACACTAGAGTTGCTTAGTAATCTTAAGATCAATTCTTTTCAAGCCACGAGAAGAGAAGAATTGTGTTGTCTTATTGAATCACTCAAGCGAGCGGCTTCGGATCGTGTGGCTGTTGATTTGAGTTTTAATGTTTCTGAACTAATTGCAGACATGAGTTGCAGGATGGTGTTTGGGAAGAAGTACGAGATGAAAGACCTTGATGAGAGGGGATTCAAGGGTGTGATTAAAGAAGATTTGCAGCTTGTTGGTAAAGTAAATTTTGGggattattttccttttcttggtAAGCTTGACCTTCAAGGACTCACAAAACGAATGAAGGTTATTTCCAAAATCTATGATCAGTTCTTTGAGAGGATCCTTGATGACCATGAACAAAGTGGAAGCAGTGATCATCAGACAAAGGATTTTGTAGATATTATGTTGTCCATCATGATGTCAGGAGAAactgaatttcaattcaatcgTGAACACATCAAAACTACTTTGTTG GATATGCTTGCAGCATCGGTGGATACTTCAGCAACGTTGATTGAGTGGATAATGTCAGAACTTTTGAGACACCCACTAATAATGAAGAAAGTTCAAGAAGAATTGGAAAGTAAGGTGGGTTTGGACAGAATGGTGGAGGAGTCGGATTTGGAGGGtttgaaatatttagaaatGGTAATGAAAGAATCCCTTAGGCTTCATCCTGTGGCACCATTACTTATCCCTCATGAGGCAAGGGAGGATTGCGTGGTTGATGGTTTTTACATACCAAGAAAATCACGAATCCTTGTAAATGTTTGGGCAATTGGACATGATCCAAATGTGTGGGCTGATCCTGAGAAATTCATCCCAGAGAGGTTTGAAGAGAGCAATATTGATTATCGGGGGCGTGATTTTGAACTCATTCCTTTTGGTTCGGGTAGACGAAGTTGTCCTGGTTTGCACCTTGGAATAACTTTGGCTCGGTTAGTAGTGGCACAACTAGTGCACTGTTTTGATTGGGAATTTCCAAATAGTATGCCATTTGAAGAGTTGGACATGATTGAAGAATTTGGTCTTGTGGTGACTCGTGCCAATCACTTGATGGTTATTCCTAACTATCGATTACATATTTAA
- the LOC116014371 gene encoding cytochrome P450 CYP736A12-like, giving the protein MAWLWTALAVFAALSLIHVLVKKMNGKKLPPGPRGLPILGHLHLIGKNPHQDLNKLAKQYGPIMYLRFGFVDNIVVSSPQAAELFLKTHDLVFANRPPNEAAKYISYDQKNLSFSQYGPYWRSMRKLCTLQLLSNLKINSFQAMRREELCRLIESLKQAARDGVAVDLSAEVADLAADMTCRMVFGKKYEIKDIDERGFKGLIKEGMQLTVKPNLGNYYPYLGKLDLQGFTRQMKAIAKSFDRFLERIIDDHEQRGSISETKDFVDIMLSIMKSGETEFELTREHVKTTLLDMLAASIDTSATVIEWMMSELLKHPQKMKKVQEELDNKVGLNRMVEESDLDSLEYLEMVTKESLRLHPVAPFLIPHEAREDCTVDGFYIPKKARIMVNVWAIGHDQNVWANAEEFIPERFKGSNIDYKGRDFELIPFGSGRRSCPGLQLGITVVRLVVAQLVHCFDWKLPNGMSSKELDMTEEFGLVVTRAEHLMAIPKYRLHI; this is encoded by the exons ATGGCATGGCTTTGGACAGCGCTTGCTGTGTTTGCGGCTTTGTCTCTCATTCATGTCCttgtgaagaagatgaatgGCAAGAAATTGCCACCAGGTCCAAGAGGGCTTCCCATTTTGGGACATCTTCACTTGATTGGTAAAAATCCCCATCAGGATTTGAACAAGCTAGCCAAACAGTACGGTCCAATCATGTATTTGCGATTTGGGTTCGTTGACAATATCGTTGTTTCATCTCCTCAGGCTGCAGAGCTCTTCCTCAAGACTCACGATCTCGTTTTCGCGAACAGACCGCCTAACGAAGCAGCTAAGTACATCTCTTATGACCAAAAGAACTTGAGCTTTAGCCAATATGGCCCTTATTGGCGCAGCATGCGCAAGTTGTGCACATTGCAGTTGCTTAGTAATCTCAAGATCAACTCATTTCAAGCCATGAGAAGAGAAGAATTGTGTCGTCTTATCGAGTCACTCAAGCAAGCGGCTCGGGATGGTGTGGCTGTTGATTTGAGTGCAGAAGTTGCGGATTTAGCTGCAGACATGACCTGCAGGATGGTGTTTGGGAAGAAGTATGAGATTAAGGACATTGATGAGAGGGGTTTCAAAGGGCTGATTAAAGAAGGTATGCAACTAACAGTTAAACCAAATCTTGGGAATTATTATCCTTATTTAGGTAAGTTAGACCTTCAAGGATTCACTAGACAAATGAAGGCCATCGCGAAAAGCTTTGATCGGTTCCTTGAGAGGATCATTGATGACCATGAACAGAGGGGAAGCATTAGTGAAACAAAGGATTTTGTTGATATTATGTTGTCCATCATGAAGTCAGGGGAAACTGAATTTGAGCTCACTCGCGAACATGTCAAAACTACTTTATtg GATATGCTTGCAGCATCAATAGACACTTCGGCAACCGTGATTGAGTGGATGATGTCAGAACTCTTGAAACATccacaaaaaatgaaaaaagttcAAGAGGAATTAGACAACAAGGTTGGTTTAAATAGGATGGTGGAAGAGTCGGATTTAGATAGTTTAGAATATCTAGAAATGGTCACAAAAGAATCCCTTAGACTTCATCCCGTTGCACCATTTCTTATTCCTCATGAGGCAAGAGAGGATTGCACGGTTGATGGCTTTTACATACCTAAAAAAGCAAGAATCATGGTAAATGTTTGGGCAATTGGACATGACCAAAATGTGTGGGCAAATGCAGAAGAATTCATTCCAGAGAGGTTCAAAGGGAGTAATATAGATTATAAAGGGCGTGATTTTGAACTCATTCCTTTTGGCTCTGGTAGAAGAAGTTGTCCTGGTTTACAACTAGGAATCACTGTGGTTCGACTAGTGGTAGCACAACTAGTACACTGCTTTGATTGGAAACTTCCAAATGGTATGTCATCCAAAGAGTTGGACATGACTGAAGAATTTGGTCTTGTGGTGACTCGTGCAGAACACTTGATGGCTATTCCTAAATACCGATTACATATTTAG